A genomic region of Methanosarcina thermophila TM-1 contains the following coding sequences:
- a CDS encoding pyridoxal phosphate-dependent aminotransferase — MTSARLKRVEESATIRISNIANRMIKEGKDVINFSLGEPDFNTPKNICDAAAKAMYEGKTHYAPSAGIPELRAAIAEKLRTENNLDVTEAGVLVTPGAKQGIFEVMMGVLDDGDQAILFDPAWVTYDACIRFAGAETVWVPTVPEKGFIPDDFQEYITDKTKLIVVNSPGNPTGGVFGKKTLKCIADLAIDHDLLVVSDEIYEKIIYDKEHISIGSFDGMQERTITVNGFSKAYAMTGWRLGYLTAPPEILKLLLKIQSHSVSSATTFVQYGGLEALQGPQDSVKAMVDRFKVRRDVLVDGLNKMGLECKKPDGAFYAFANVSEYGNGTEVAERLLKEAQVAVTPGIAFGASGENFIRISYATSIDRIREALERLEAVFT, encoded by the coding sequence ATGACATCCGCAAGGCTCAAGCGTGTAGAAGAATCCGCAACTATAAGGATCTCCAACATTGCAAACAGAATGATTAAAGAGGGTAAAGACGTCATCAATTTCAGCCTTGGCGAACCTGATTTCAATACCCCGAAAAATATCTGTGATGCTGCGGCAAAAGCCATGTACGAGGGAAAAACCCATTATGCTCCGTCTGCAGGTATCCCGGAGCTAAGGGCAGCCATTGCTGAAAAACTGAGGACGGAAAATAACCTCGATGTAACCGAGGCAGGCGTGCTTGTCACTCCCGGCGCAAAACAGGGAATTTTTGAGGTAATGATGGGTGTCCTTGATGATGGAGACCAGGCTATTCTGTTTGACCCGGCATGGGTAACTTATGATGCATGCATACGTTTTGCAGGGGCAGAAACAGTCTGGGTCCCAACAGTCCCTGAAAAAGGTTTCATTCCCGACGATTTTCAAGAATACATAACTGATAAAACCAAGCTAATTGTTGTAAATAGCCCGGGAAACCCAACAGGTGGGGTCTTCGGAAAAAAGACTTTGAAGTGCATTGCCGATCTTGCAATTGATCATGATCTCCTTGTAGTCTCAGATGAAATTTATGAGAAAATTATCTATGACAAAGAACATATCAGCATCGGCAGCTTTGATGGGATGCAGGAGAGAACCATCACTGTAAACGGTTTTTCAAAGGCATATGCCATGACAGGCTGGAGACTCGGTTACCTGACTGCTCCTCCTGAGATTCTAAAACTTCTACTTAAGATTCAGTCTCATTCAGTAAGCAGCGCAACCACATTTGTTCAGTACGGCGGGCTTGAGGCTTTGCAGGGTCCTCAGGACAGTGTTAAAGCAATGGTTGACCGTTTCAAGGTACGCCGTGATGTTCTTGTCGATGGGCTGAACAAAATGGGTCTCGAGTGCAAAAAACCCGATGGGGCTTTCTATGCTTTTGCTAATGTCAGCGAGTACGGAAATGGGACAGAAGTTGCAGAGAGGCTTTTGAAGGAAGCTCAGGTGGCAGTTACCCCTGGGATTGCTTTTGGCGCATCTGGTGAAAATTTCATCAGAATCTCCTATGCAACCTCAATTGACCGAATCAGGGAAGCCCTCGAGAGACTTGAAGCGGTATTTACATAA
- a CDS encoding pyridoxal-phosphate-dependent aminotransferase family protein has translation MDLEDTLLMMPGPVSVAPRVLRAMSKPMINHRSAEFAGIYTDCREILSNIFKTDNDIFLLSGSGTAGMEAAVGSVVGKGDKVIAIENGKFGERFKDIAALYADVVPAVFEWGLPIDLELIKEKLEEGAKAITLVHNETSTGILNPAAEIGKLARKHDALFIMDGVTSIGGDDVRVDEWGVDIAVVGSQKCLAAPPGLSIVSVSEKAFEAMKEVTKRPYYNDLLAYKKSGDKPKPETPYTPAIPLFYALQEALHIIKEEGMDARIKRHRILSEAVRAAVAELNIEMFPQLNESSHYSNTISAMKAPAGIEGEDIKNDMRKQGVIIAGGQERLKNKIFRIGCMGNVTSRDVLSTIQQLEIVLNKRGYIDSLGAGIEAAIRVIDRA, from the coding sequence ATGGATCTGGAAGACACTCTTCTCATGATGCCTGGTCCCGTATCTGTTGCACCCAGAGTCCTTAGAGCGATGTCAAAGCCGATGATCAACCACCGGAGCGCGGAGTTTGCCGGAATATATACTGATTGCAGGGAAATCCTTTCCAACATTTTTAAGACAGATAACGATATCTTTTTGCTCAGTGGTTCGGGAACGGCAGGAATGGAAGCTGCTGTAGGGTCTGTGGTTGGTAAAGGGGACAAAGTTATTGCTATAGAAAACGGAAAGTTCGGAGAACGCTTTAAAGATATTGCAGCTCTCTATGCGGATGTCGTTCCTGCTGTATTCGAATGGGGTCTTCCAATTGACCTTGAGCTTATCAAGGAAAAACTCGAAGAAGGAGCAAAAGCTATCACACTCGTCCACAACGAAACGTCTACAGGCATTCTCAACCCGGCTGCAGAAATTGGCAAACTTGCCCGAAAGCATGATGCTCTCTTTATTATGGACGGCGTGACCTCCATTGGAGGAGACGATGTCAGAGTTGATGAATGGGGAGTTGACATTGCAGTTGTAGGTTCACAGAAATGCCTCGCAGCCCCCCCTGGACTTTCAATCGTTTCTGTAAGCGAAAAGGCTTTTGAGGCTATGAAAGAAGTAACAAAAAGACCCTATTATAACGACCTCTTAGCATATAAAAAGAGCGGGGACAAACCCAAACCGGAAACACCTTATACGCCTGCGATTCCTCTGTTCTACGCACTTCAGGAAGCTCTGCATATCATAAAAGAGGAAGGAATGGATGCCAGAATTAAGAGACACAGAATTCTTTCCGAAGCCGTAAGAGCAGCAGTTGCCGAGCTGAATATTGAGATGTTCCCGCAGCTTAACGAGTCCAGCCATTACTCCAATACGATCTCTGCAATGAAAGCTCCCGCAGGCATTGAGGGTGAAGACATAAAGAATGATATGAGGAAACAGGGCGTAATTATTGCAGGCGGGCAGGAGCGTCTTAAGAACAAGATTTTCAGAATAGGCTGCATGGGAAATGTTACATCAAGAGATGTGCTCTCAACCATCCAGCAGCTGGAAATTGTATTAAATAAGCGTGGTTATATTGACAGTCTGGGAGCAGGTATAGAAGCTGCGATCAGGGTTATTGACCGAGCCTGA
- a CDS encoding CDC48 family AAA ATPase → MTDKDKTTVKLKVAEADQRDVGKGIVRIDESFREKLGLKPFDVVEIRGGKSTSALIGRPYPSDSGLDIIRMDGLIRTNAKTSIGEYVEIRKADWKEAKNVTLAPVAKGIQIYAPSETLKAIFMNRTVSKGDFISTTSLRKSRERETLGKGVMFEDFFQDFFGQGFGPSFGLGEIKLQVVSTSPSGIVKITDLTQVELLPEATEVTPEQNIPSVMYEDLGGVKEAIGKVREMIELPLKHPELFDRLGIDAPKGVLLHGPPGTGKTMLAKAVANESDAYFISINGPEIMSKYYGESERAIREIFEDAERNAPAIIFLDEIDSIAPKRAEVTGEVERRVVAQLLSLMDGLKARKNVIVIGSTNRPEALDVALRRPGRFDREIELRVPDTDGRLEIFQIHTRGMPLADDVNLMDFAQITYGFVGADIAALCREAAMSSLRRILPKINLNEPEIPAEILDSLQVTREDFENALKDVQPSAIREILIEVPTVSWDDVGGLEEVKRLLKEVVEWPLKNPESYRDIGVEAPKGVLLYGPPGTGKTLLAKAIAHESDANFITAKGSDLLSKWYGESEKRIAEVFTRARQVAPSIIFLDELDSLAPIRGISTGEPQVTARILNQLLSEMDGLEELRAVVVIGATNRPDVIDPALIRPGRFDELILVPIPDEGARREIFKVHTGKMSLAEDVDIEKLVSMTDQYTGADIAAVCKKAGRLALREDLHAKNIKQRHFLKAIAETGPSVTPDTMKYYEAIKGELRKKKSKEIENPSYI, encoded by the coding sequence TTGACTGATAAGGATAAAACAACAGTAAAATTGAAAGTTGCGGAAGCCGATCAACGAGATGTCGGAAAGGGCATTGTCCGGATAGATGAAAGCTTCCGGGAAAAATTAGGTCTCAAGCCCTTCGATGTTGTGGAAATCAGAGGAGGGAAATCTACTTCTGCACTGATAGGTCGTCCGTATCCTAGTGATTCTGGTCTTGATATCATACGTATGGATGGGCTCATCCGCACCAATGCAAAAACCAGTATAGGAGAATATGTGGAGATTCGCAAAGCCGACTGGAAAGAAGCAAAAAATGTAACTCTAGCGCCTGTTGCCAAAGGTATTCAAATCTATGCTCCCAGCGAAACTCTTAAAGCTATATTCATGAATCGTACGGTTTCAAAGGGGGATTTTATTTCAACCACAAGCTTAAGGAAATCGAGAGAGAGGGAGACCCTGGGTAAAGGAGTGATGTTCGAGGATTTTTTCCAGGATTTCTTTGGCCAGGGTTTTGGTCCATCTTTCGGGCTCGGAGAAATAAAACTGCAGGTAGTTTCTACTTCTCCATCAGGAATAGTAAAGATTACAGACTTAACACAAGTAGAGCTTTTGCCTGAAGCGACTGAAGTAACCCCTGAGCAGAATATTCCTTCTGTTATGTATGAAGATTTGGGTGGGGTCAAAGAAGCTATTGGGAAAGTCAGAGAAATGATAGAGCTGCCTTTGAAACACCCTGAACTTTTTGACAGGCTCGGGATCGATGCCCCAAAAGGAGTATTGCTCCACGGCCCGCCCGGCACAGGCAAAACAATGCTTGCAAAAGCAGTAGCCAATGAGTCAGATGCCTACTTCATCTCTATTAACGGTCCAGAGATTATGTCAAAATACTACGGTGAATCCGAAAGGGCGATAAGGGAGATTTTCGAGGATGCAGAAAGGAATGCTCCTGCGATTATTTTTCTTGATGAGATCGATTCCATTGCCCCTAAGAGAGCCGAAGTAACCGGAGAAGTCGAGAGAAGAGTAGTTGCTCAACTTCTCTCCCTGATGGATGGGCTTAAAGCTCGAAAAAATGTAATTGTCATAGGGTCTACTAACCGTCCTGAAGCTCTGGATGTAGCACTTCGCCGTCCAGGAAGGTTTGACCGGGAAATTGAACTGAGAGTCCCAGATACTGATGGAAGATTGGAGATTTTCCAGATCCACACAAGGGGCATGCCTCTTGCAGATGATGTAAACCTCATGGATTTTGCTCAAATAACGTATGGGTTTGTTGGAGCTGACATTGCAGCCCTGTGCAGAGAAGCAGCCATGAGTTCTTTGAGGCGGATTCTGCCGAAAATCAATCTTAATGAACCTGAAATCCCGGCTGAAATCTTGGATTCTCTGCAGGTAACAAGGGAAGATTTTGAAAATGCTCTTAAGGATGTCCAGCCATCGGCAATAAGGGAAATCCTCATTGAAGTACCCACGGTGAGCTGGGATGACGTAGGGGGTCTGGAAGAAGTAAAAAGGCTACTGAAAGAGGTAGTGGAATGGCCACTTAAGAATCCAGAATCTTACAGGGACATAGGAGTTGAAGCTCCCAAAGGTGTCCTTCTATATGGGCCTCCAGGTACGGGAAAGACTCTACTCGCAAAAGCAATAGCTCATGAATCCGATGCTAATTTTATCACAGCCAAAGGAAGCGATCTCCTTTCAAAATGGTATGGGGAATCTGAAAAAAGGATTGCTGAAGTTTTTACACGGGCAAGGCAGGTTGCCCCCTCGATTATTTTTCTGGATGAACTTGATTCGCTTGCACCTATTCGAGGGATTTCTACAGGGGAGCCCCAGGTTACGGCGAGAATCCTTAATCAGTTACTCTCGGAAATGGACGGACTTGAAGAACTCAGGGCTGTAGTGGTAATTGGCGCGACCAATCGCCCTGATGTCATCGACCCTGCCCTTATCCGTCCAGGGCGTTTTGATGAACTCATTCTCGTTCCAATTCCTGATGAGGGGGCTCGCAGGGAAATATTTAAAGTCCATACCGGGAAAATGTCGCTCGCAGAGGATGTTGATATCGAGAAACTCGTTTCCATGACCGATCAGTATACAGGTGCCGATATTGCAGCTGTGTGCAAGAAGGCAGGAAGGCTTGCTTTGCGCGAGGATCTTCATGCAAAAAATATCAAGCAGAGGCACTTCCTTAAAGCAATTGCAGAGACCGGTCCTTCCGTTACTCCTGATACTATGAAATATTACGAAGCTATAAAAGGTGAACTCAGGAAAAAGAAGTCAAAGGAAATAGAGAACCCTTCTTACATTTGA
- a CDS encoding 4Fe-4S binding protein: MKIKITIPTERIHNPIISESIVETGILINIMVANIDSTYGELIADVNDSKFDRIKKALESRGAIVSILDRPIHRDEEECIDCGACISVCPMNVYSFDNSWSIQVDEKKCIQCGVCIKMCPHGALKLGE; this comes from the coding sequence ATGAAAATAAAGATCACCATCCCTACCGAAAGAATCCATAACCCTATTATTTCCGAATCCATAGTCGAAACCGGCATCCTGATTAATATAATGGTTGCAAACATCGACTCAACTTATGGCGAATTGATTGCGGACGTAAACGATTCCAAATTTGATAGAATCAAAAAAGCTCTGGAATCGAGAGGGGCGATAGTCTCCATTCTTGACCGACCTATTCACAGGGATGAGGAAGAATGTATCGACTGCGGAGCCTGTATTTCGGTCTGCCCTATGAATGTGTATTCCTTTGACAATTCTTGGAGTATCCAGGTAGATGAAAAGAAATGTATTCAGTGCGGCGTCTGTATCAAGATGTGCCCGCATGGGGCTTTGAAACTGGGAGAGTAA
- the ribC gene encoding riboflavin synthase, whose translation MPTIGIADTTFARYDMGRAAIDEIQKNVSVKIKRVTVPGIKDLPVAAKKLIEEEGCDIVMALGMPGAKEQDKICAHEASQGLIMAQLMTNTHIIEVFVHEDEGKDEKELAFLMDRRTREHALNVIKLLFKPEKLIREAGTGQRQGFEDAGPLRM comes from the coding sequence ATGCCCACAATAGGAATTGCAGACACAACATTCGCGCGCTATGATATGGGGCGTGCGGCAATTGATGAGATACAGAAAAACGTATCTGTAAAAATTAAAAGAGTAACCGTGCCCGGGATAAAGGATCTTCCGGTTGCAGCCAAGAAACTTATCGAAGAAGAAGGGTGCGATATCGTTATGGCTCTTGGCATGCCCGGAGCTAAAGAACAGGATAAAATATGTGCTCATGAAGCTTCTCAGGGTCTTATTATGGCCCAGCTCATGACCAATACCCATATTATTGAGGTCTTTGTCCATGAGGACGAGGGAAAGGATGAGAAAGAACTTGCTTTCCTTATGGACAGAAGAACCCGCGAGCACGCCTTAAATGTAATAAAACTGCTCTTCAAGCCTGAGAAGCTTATTCGAGAGGCCGGTACTGGCCAGAGGCAGGGCTTTGAAGATGCAGGTCCGTTAAGAATGTGA
- a CDS encoding adenylyltransferase/cytidyltransferase family protein, producing MYPGQGDSLTRVLATGTFDILHPGHIYFLTQARKLGDELFVIVARDSNVTHKPKPIVPEEQRLEMVNALGMVDKALLGSEKDMFEPLKEIKPDIIALGYDQRFDSELLEKELTKRGIPAKVVRIPLSKKCPLCSTGAIIKEVLKRYG from the coding sequence ATATACCCGGGGCAAGGTGATTCGTTGACACGTGTACTTGCTACCGGGACTTTTGATATTCTCCATCCCGGACATATTTATTTTTTGACCCAGGCACGAAAGCTGGGAGATGAGCTTTTCGTAATTGTTGCTAGAGACTCAAATGTGACTCACAAACCAAAACCAATTGTACCCGAAGAGCAGCGTCTTGAAATGGTAAATGCACTCGGGATGGTTGATAAAGCGCTTCTTGGCAGCGAAAAGGATATGTTTGAACCCCTGAAAGAGATAAAGCCGGATATCATTGCTCTTGGTTATGATCAGCGCTTTGACAGCGAACTTCTGGAAAAAGAACTTACTAAAAGAGGGATTCCCGCAAAGGTGGTCAGGATTCCACTTTCAAAGAAATGCCCACTTTGCAGTACAGGTGCAATCATAAAAGAGGTACTTAAACGGTATGGGTAA
- a CDS encoding CBS domain-containing protein, with protein sequence MQLPTPEDLKKRRNELGLTQSDLAKRAGVSQPLIARIESGDVDPRLSTVRKILDAFDEAEKEQQIIIRDLMHSPVIHVSPDDSVEEVVNLMHTHGFSQVPVLDGGIPVGSVSEDMIIKLMAESKRKSISHLKVSEIMGESFPTVSPSISISVVSHILEGNPAVLVVEKGKVIGLVTKHDVMKLLQG encoded by the coding sequence ATGCAGCTTCCAACACCTGAAGATCTTAAAAAAAGAAGGAATGAACTCGGGCTTACTCAGAGCGACCTGGCTAAAAGGGCAGGAGTAAGCCAACCCCTTATAGCTCGCATCGAGTCAGGAGATGTGGATCCCAGGCTTTCAACTGTCAGGAAAATCCTTGATGCTTTTGATGAAGCTGAAAAGGAACAGCAGATTATTATAAGAGATCTGATGCATTCCCCTGTTATCCATGTCTCTCCAGATGATTCTGTGGAAGAAGTGGTGAACCTTATGCATACTCATGGTTTTTCACAGGTTCCTGTGCTTGATGGGGGCATCCCGGTTGGAAGTGTTTCAGAAGATATGATAATAAAATTGATGGCAGAAAGTAAGAGAAAATCAATTTCTCATTTAAAAGTTTCCGAAATAATGGGGGAATCCTTCCCAACAGTATCTCCAAGTATTTCGATTTCAGTCGTCTCGCATATCCTGGAAGGAAACCCTGCCGTGCTGGTAGTAGAAAAAGGAAAAGTCATTGGCCTCGTAACAAAACACGATGTGATGAAACTCCTGCAGGGTTAG
- a CDS encoding L-aspartate semialdehyde sulfurtransferase produces MIKKSIHEINRKIEDGSVNVVTAEEMVTIVEELGTEGAAKEVDVVTTGTFGAMCSSGLMLNLGHSEPPIKIQKIWFNNVEAYSGVAAVDAYLGATQISETRGIQYGGAHVIEDLLRGKEINVHATSYGTDCYPRKVLDTTITLDDLNEAILLNPRNAYQKYAAATNSSKRILNTYMGELLPNFGNVTYSGAGVLSPLSNDPEYETIGTGTRIFLGGAQGYVIGNGTQHSPSSGFGTLMVKGNLKEMSPDYLRAASFTGYGTTLYVGVGIPIPILNEKLAAATAIRDEDIVTTVQDYAVGSREKPVIREVNYAELKSGSVEINGKDVPTSSLSSFKNARKIANELKEWIKQGKFFVSMPVERLPANGLVKPMKQTQAVPLVKDVMSNFIVTIKKDQTIQEAAKKIWENSFNHLAVTSDSGELVGIITAWDISKAVAENYFDSVESVMTKKVLTCAPNEPVDLAARRLDRYGVSAMPVIDTQRRVLGIITSDNISKLLARRY; encoded by the coding sequence ATGATTAAAAAATCAATTCATGAGATTAATAGAAAAATTGAAGATGGAAGCGTCAACGTAGTGACAGCTGAGGAGATGGTCACAATTGTTGAGGAGCTTGGCACTGAAGGGGCTGCAAAAGAAGTGGATGTAGTTACTACAGGCACATTCGGAGCTATGTGTTCATCTGGTTTAATGCTTAATCTCGGGCATTCCGAGCCTCCTATTAAAATCCAGAAAATCTGGTTTAACAATGTAGAAGCATACAGCGGAGTAGCAGCCGTAGATGCTTACCTTGGAGCTACCCAGATTTCGGAAACACGGGGAATCCAGTATGGAGGAGCTCACGTTATTGAGGATCTCCTTAGAGGCAAAGAGATCAATGTCCATGCAACTTCTTATGGGACGGACTGCTATCCAAGGAAAGTGCTTGATACTACAATTACCCTTGATGACCTTAACGAAGCCATTCTTCTGAACCCGAGGAACGCATACCAGAAATATGCAGCGGCAACCAATAGTTCCAAAAGAATTCTGAATACTTATATGGGTGAGCTTCTGCCCAATTTCGGAAATGTAACCTATTCAGGAGCAGGTGTACTTTCGCCTCTCTCAAATGATCCTGAATATGAGACTATAGGCACAGGAACTAGGATTTTTTTAGGAGGAGCCCAGGGGTATGTTATAGGGAACGGAACTCAACATTCTCCTTCTTCAGGGTTTGGAACTCTAATGGTAAAAGGCAACCTGAAGGAGATGAGTCCTGATTACTTAAGGGCTGCTTCCTTTACCGGATATGGAACCACCCTCTATGTGGGAGTAGGAATCCCTATACCTATTCTTAACGAAAAGCTTGCTGCTGCAACTGCAATCCGTGATGAGGATATCGTGACCACTGTTCAGGATTATGCTGTAGGAAGCCGGGAAAAGCCTGTTATCAGAGAGGTAAATTATGCCGAACTCAAGTCAGGTTCGGTGGAAATTAATGGAAAAGACGTGCCGACTTCTTCCCTTTCCAGTTTCAAGAATGCAAGAAAAATTGCAAATGAGCTAAAAGAATGGATTAAGCAAGGGAAATTCTTTGTCAGCATGCCTGTAGAAAGACTGCCAGCTAATGGGCTTGTTAAACCCATGAAGCAGACTCAGGCTGTACCTCTTGTAAAAGATGTGATGTCCAATTTTATTGTGACCATTAAAAAAGACCAAACTATACAGGAAGCAGCTAAGAAGATCTGGGAGAATTCCTTTAACCACTTGGCTGTGACTTCCGACTCCGGTGAACTGGTCGGAATAATTACTGCTTGGGACATTTCCAAAGCGGTTGCAGAGAACTATTTTGACTCTGTGGAAAGCGTTATGACGAAAAAGGTATTAACATGCGCTCCGAATGAGCCTGTAGACCTTGCAGCCAGGCGGCTTGACCGTTACGGAGTATCAGCAATGCCGGTAATCGATACTCAGAGGCGGGTTCTCGGAATAATAACGAGCGACAATATAAGTAAGCTCCTTGCAAGGAGGTACTGA
- a CDS encoding DUF166 domain-containing protein, whose translation MKILVLYSGELGRKVIQNLINPGNFCVSCGELCNHCRQARKSYANLIVGIHEFPEDLPTFIEEPDQYMPQKLPECDLILAIGIHPDLLVALPDVVKKTKAKAVIAPAEDSKKTPAGVLEQLRKELEAMGVEFEGPRPFCALEKTGKPVIDAFVDLGFGRPVLRIEMSPDGKMFIGAGVLRDAPCGSTWFVAKKLSWTDVSDYKETISGAHHSYPCTASMDKDPQLGDTILHKAGYIIREAAEDAMECARKEKARILASSRNEASSSSL comes from the coding sequence ATGAAGATCCTTGTACTATACTCAGGCGAACTAGGGAGAAAAGTTATCCAGAACCTGATAAACCCGGGAAATTTCTGCGTGTCCTGCGGTGAACTCTGCAACCACTGCAGACAGGCCAGGAAATCATATGCAAACCTGATCGTAGGCATTCATGAATTTCCTGAAGACTTGCCCACATTTATAGAAGAGCCCGATCAGTACATGCCTCAAAAGCTTCCGGAATGTGACCTTATACTTGCTATTGGCATCCACCCCGATCTCCTTGTAGCTCTTCCGGACGTTGTGAAGAAAACGAAGGCAAAAGCCGTAATTGCACCTGCTGAAGATTCAAAGAAAACTCCTGCAGGTGTCCTTGAGCAGCTTAGAAAAGAGCTTGAAGCTATGGGAGTTGAGTTTGAGGGACCAAGGCCTTTCTGTGCACTTGAGAAAACCGGAAAACCTGTTATAGATGCATTTGTTGACCTCGGCTTCGGAAGACCTGTACTCAGGATCGAGATGAGTCCTGATGGAAAGATGTTCATAGGTGCAGGCGTTCTCAGGGACGCACCCTGTGGCTCCACCTGGTTTGTGGCAAAGAAGCTCAGCTGGACTGACGTTTCAGATTATAAAGAAACCATCTCAGGAGCTCATCACTCATATCCCTGTACTGCCAGCATGGACAAAGACCCCCAGCTCGGTGATACTATCCTTCACAAGGCAGGATATATCATAAGAGAAGCTGCAGAAGACGCAATGGAATGTGCAAGAAAGGAAAAAGCGAGAATTTTAGCGTCCAGCAGGAACGAGGCTTCAAGCTCAAGCCTTTGA
- the ribH gene encoding 6,7-dimethyl-8-ribityllumazine synthase → MTISLGFVVAEFNRDLTYQMELLGREHAEFLGATVKETILVPGVFDMPLAIKKLCQRDDIDAVVTIGSVIEGETDHDQVVMQHAARKIMDLSLEFDKPVTLGIPGPGMTRMAAHERVDYAKRAVEAAVKLVQRL, encoded by the coding sequence ATGACTATCAGCCTAGGATTTGTTGTAGCTGAATTTAACAGGGATCTGACTTATCAGATGGAACTGCTAGGGAGAGAACATGCGGAGTTTCTGGGGGCAACAGTTAAAGAGACAATTCTTGTTCCTGGGGTCTTTGACATGCCCCTTGCAATCAAGAAGCTTTGCCAGAGGGACGATATCGATGCCGTGGTTACTATAGGATCCGTAATTGAAGGCGAGACTGATCATGACCAGGTGGTTATGCAGCATGCTGCAAGGAAGATCATGGATCTTTCCCTTGAGTTTGATAAGCCTGTAACTCTTGGAATTCCTGGCCCAGGCATGACCCGGATGGCAGCTCATGAACGCGTGGATTATGCAAAACGGGCAGTTGAAGCTGCAGTAAAGCTGGTGCAGCGGTTGTGA